One Acidobacteriota bacterium DNA window includes the following coding sequences:
- the dacB gene encoding D-alanyl-D-alanine carboxypeptidase/D-alanyl-D-alanine-endopeptidase, whose product MTRRAIAGAAVVLALAGLPHAPASATAPKASRLADAYPQQPDTTLTADLDRVLDAPELSRALVAARVESLVDGRVLYSRHADTLVVPGSNMKILTVAVAAERLGLSYRFETRLDAEGEIVDGTLRGDLVVTGTGDPSIGSPDDGHAAVFLEWAEALHRAGIHHVAGRIVGDDNAFDDRELGPGWAWDYLAYGYAAPAGALNYNENAAVLRITAGAAEGRPASVRAGPPGHPLDVRADVTTTASGSAPTIVLERFPGRPTLLVRGSVPRSGAAISRTAAVDNPTRFFVEALRLALASRGIAVDGGAWDIDDLPPAAAPRPRQLVARHASPPLSALAGYAMNVSQNQYAEVFLKALGRAAAADGSTEAGRRAVVETLTAWGLPADALVLHDGSGLSRYNYLTALAIVRVLRHVWEDERLRGPFVSWLPIGGAAGGTLETRMRGTPLAGRVQAKTGTISNVRALSGILTTRAGEKLAFAIVANHYTASNGRIDAIVDEALNRLAAAAPTAIP is encoded by the coding sequence GTGACGCGCCGCGCGATCGCCGGCGCGGCGGTCGTGCTGGCACTCGCAGGCCTGCCGCACGCGCCGGCCAGCGCGACGGCGCCGAAAGCCTCGCGCCTCGCAGACGCGTACCCTCAGCAGCCGGACACGACGCTCACCGCCGATCTCGACCGCGTGCTCGACGCGCCGGAACTGTCGCGCGCGCTCGTGGCCGCCCGCGTCGAATCGCTCGTCGACGGGCGCGTCCTGTACAGCCGCCACGCCGATACGCTCGTCGTACCCGGCTCGAACATGAAGATCCTGACGGTCGCCGTCGCGGCGGAGCGACTGGGCCTGTCGTACCGCTTCGAGACGCGACTGGACGCCGAAGGCGAGATCGTCGACGGCACGCTCCGCGGTGACCTCGTCGTCACCGGCACGGGCGACCCTTCCATCGGGTCACCCGACGATGGGCACGCGGCAGTGTTCCTGGAGTGGGCAGAGGCGCTGCACCGCGCGGGCATCCACCACGTGGCCGGCCGCATCGTCGGCGACGACAACGCGTTCGACGATCGCGAGCTCGGTCCGGGATGGGCGTGGGACTACCTGGCGTACGGATACGCGGCGCCAGCCGGCGCGCTCAACTACAACGAGAACGCGGCCGTGCTGCGAATCACCGCCGGCGCCGCCGAAGGCCGGCCGGCGAGCGTTCGCGCCGGTCCGCCAGGGCACCCGCTGGACGTCCGGGCGGACGTCACGACGACGGCCAGCGGATCGGCCCCGACGATCGTCCTCGAACGGTTCCCTGGCCGCCCGACGCTCCTCGTCCGAGGCAGCGTGCCTCGATCCGGCGCGGCCATCTCGCGCACAGCCGCGGTGGACAACCCGACGCGCTTCTTCGTCGAGGCGCTGCGGCTCGCATTGGCATCTCGAGGAATCGCGGTCGACGGCGGCGCGTGGGACATCGACGATCTTCCGCCGGCGGCTGCCCCACGGCCCAGGCAGCTCGTCGCACGACATGCGTCGCCGCCGCTCTCGGCGCTGGCCGGATACGCGATGAACGTGAGCCAGAACCAGTACGCGGAGGTGTTCCTCAAGGCGCTCGGCCGCGCGGCCGCCGCGGACGGCAGCACGGAGGCCGGGCGACGGGCCGTCGTCGAGACGCTCACCGCTTGGGGCCTGCCGGCCGATGCACTCGTCCTGCACGACGGATCCGGTCTCTCGAGGTACAACTACCTGACCGCGCTCGCGATCGTCCGGGTGCTCAGGCACGTGTGGGAGGACGAACGGCTGCGGGGACCGTTCGTCTCGTGGCTGCCGATCGGCGGGGCTGCCGGCGGGACGCTCGAGACGAGAATGCGCGGCACGCCGCTCGCCGGCCGCGTGCAGGCGAAGACCGGCACGATCAGCAATGTGAGAGCGCTTTCAGGGATCCTCACCACCCGTGCCGGAGAGAAGCTCGCCTTCGCGATCGTGGCGAATCATTACACGGCCTCGAACGGCAGGATCGACGCGATCGTGGACGAGGCGTTGAATCGGCTGGCGGCAGCCGCGCCCACGGCGATCCCGTAG
- a CDS encoding methyltransferase domain-containing protein, producing the protein MERMLAATLRAEDTHFWFRALRRQAQRLLDDARASATLTRIVDCGAGTGRNLDWLRRYAPAIGIERSWFGLSAGRARGRSMIGGSVAALPLSDGCADLVTSFDVLYCLDDETERRAIAEMWRVLRPGGIALLNVAALDVLRGSHSALTHERRRYTKTRLSRRLTAAGFRVERLTYTNCVLFPAALATRSLERLTGRAAAPSESDLTVPSRPINWLLDRLLAAEAAWLRVADLPVGTSIMAVARKP; encoded by the coding sequence ATGGAGCGGATGCTCGCGGCGACGCTGCGCGCCGAAGACACGCACTTCTGGTTTCGCGCGCTCCGGCGACAAGCGCAGCGGCTCCTCGACGACGCGCGCGCATCGGCGACGCTCACGCGAATCGTCGACTGCGGCGCGGGCACGGGACGGAATCTGGACTGGCTGCGCCGGTACGCGCCTGCGATCGGCATCGAGCGGTCGTGGTTCGGATTGTCCGCGGGCCGCGCGCGCGGCCGCTCGATGATCGGCGGATCCGTGGCCGCCCTGCCGCTCTCCGACGGCTGCGCCGATCTCGTGACGTCGTTCGACGTCCTCTACTGTCTCGACGACGAGACCGAGCGGAGGGCGATCGCCGAGATGTGGCGCGTGCTGCGGCCGGGCGGGATCGCGCTCCTCAACGTCGCGGCGCTCGACGTCCTTCGCGGATCGCACTCGGCGCTGACGCACGAGCGCCGGCGCTACACGAAAACCCGTCTGTCGCGCCGGCTCACCGCCGCGGGGTTCCGCGTCGAGCGGCTCACCTACACGAACTGCGTGCTGTTTCCGGCCGCGCTGGCCACGCGCAGCCTGGAGCGGCTCACCGGGCGCGCGGCGGCGCCGTCGGAATCCGACCTGACGGTGCCGTCACGTCCGATCAACTGGCTGCTCGATCGGCTGCTCGCCGCCGAGGCGGCCTGGCTGCGTGTCGCCGACCTCCCGGTCGGCACGTCGATCATGGCCGTGGCGCGGAAACCCTGA
- a CDS encoding PilZ domain-containing protein, whose product MSTKTVLIAHRQAAVRDRFAVALADARHGCVLTDSEDAAMEAAAHQPFDLAVVDLGLSATPVAFVRRLAGRAVPVMVFSGSVPTAAEIPPLAALNVSYVNEYASTAQILPALAPRLFPDSFNRRVNVRAAIGVPVTYRAGDLVAGAVTLDLGRGGVAIRTMTPLAKGTPIQVRFRLPGVPQEIDASGLVAWSDIRVGMGVQFDRVSATDQRTIEGFVEAQTR is encoded by the coding sequence ATGTCAACGAAGACGGTTCTGATCGCGCACCGGCAGGCGGCCGTGCGCGATCGCTTCGCGGTGGCGCTCGCCGACGCGCGGCACGGCTGCGTGCTGACCGACTCGGAGGACGCGGCGATGGAGGCCGCCGCGCACCAGCCGTTCGACTTGGCGGTCGTCGATCTCGGGCTCTCCGCCACGCCCGTGGCGTTCGTGCGCCGGCTGGCGGGCCGCGCGGTGCCGGTCATGGTCTTCTCGGGCAGCGTGCCGACCGCCGCCGAGATCCCGCCGCTCGCGGCGCTGAACGTGAGCTACGTGAACGAGTACGCGAGCACCGCGCAGATCCTTCCCGCGCTCGCGCCGCGCCTCTTCCCCGACAGCTTCAACCGCCGCGTGAACGTCCGGGCCGCGATCGGCGTGCCGGTCACCTACCGTGCCGGCGATCTCGTCGCCGGCGCCGTCACGCTCGACCTCGGCCGCGGCGGCGTCGCCATCCGGACGATGACGCCGCTCGCCAAGGGCACGCCGATCCAGGTCCGGTTCCGGCTGCCCGGCGTCCCCCAGGAGATCGACGCGAGCGGTCTGGTCGCCTGGAGCGACATCAGGGTCGGGATGGGCGTCCAGTTCGATCGCGTCTCGGCGACCGACCAGCGAACGATCGAAGGGTTCGTCGAGGCGCAAACGCGGTGA
- a CDS encoding ABC transporter ATP-binding protein, which yields MIEVQHLTKRYGPFTAVDDVSFRVEKGEILGFLGPNGAGKTTTMRVLTGYMPATEGKAVVAGYDVFEQPLEAKRRTGYLPETPPLYPDMTVREYLTFVARLKLGRTSKAERNARVESAMRKTHVDDMANRHCAKLSKGYRQRVGLAQALIHDPEVLILDEPTAGLDPKQIIETRDLIRGLAGDHTIVLSTHILPEVAQTCQRVVIINKGRVVAVDSPENLTHQLKGAATLYVQVDAPDGGAVETLTQVPGVLSVSVADRHGTLVGYEVEAAPNHDIRREIARAIVNRGWGLLELRPMRMSLEEIFLQLTTEEQPEEAAHA from the coding sequence ATGATCGAGGTCCAACACCTCACGAAGCGATACGGGCCGTTCACGGCCGTCGACGACGTCAGCTTTCGAGTCGAAAAGGGCGAGATCCTCGGATTCCTCGGGCCCAACGGGGCGGGCAAGACGACGACGATGCGCGTGCTGACCGGCTACATGCCGGCCACCGAGGGCAAAGCGGTCGTCGCCGGATACGACGTGTTCGAGCAGCCGCTCGAGGCCAAGCGACGAACCGGGTATCTTCCCGAGACGCCGCCGCTCTATCCCGACATGACGGTGCGCGAGTACCTGACGTTCGTCGCGCGCCTGAAGCTGGGCCGCACGTCCAAGGCCGAGCGGAACGCCCGGGTCGAGTCCGCGATGCGGAAGACGCACGTGGACGACATGGCGAACCGCCACTGCGCCAAGCTCTCCAAGGGCTACCGCCAGCGCGTCGGGCTGGCCCAAGCGCTGATCCACGATCCGGAGGTGCTGATCCTCGACGAGCCCACGGCCGGGCTCGACCCGAAGCAGATCATCGAGACGCGGGACCTCATCCGTGGCCTGGCCGGCGATCACACGATCGTGCTGAGCACGCACATCCTTCCCGAGGTCGCCCAGACCTGCCAGCGCGTCGTCATCATCAACAAGGGCCGGGTCGTCGCGGTCGATTCGCCGGAGAACCTGACCCACCAGTTGAAGGGCGCGGCGACGCTGTACGTGCAGGTCGACGCCCCGGACGGCGGCGCCGTCGAGACGCTGACGCAGGTGCCGGGCGTGCTGTCGGTCTCGGTCGCCGATCGACACGGGACGCTCGTCGGCTACGAAGTCGAGGCCGCGCCGAACCATGACATCCGCCGCGAGATCGCCCGAGCCATCGTCAACCGCGGCTGGGGCCTGCTCGAGCTGCGTCCGATGCGGATGAGCCTCGAGGAGATCTTCCTCCAGTTGACGACCGAGGAACAGCCCGAGGAGGCCGCCCATGCGTAG
- a CDS encoding ABC transporter permease subunit, translating into MRRSLTNVVTIAGKELRGYFASPVAWVTMGLFAVLFGWFYNVHLDYFARAAMRTQFGPPPPQNVNNDMIRPLLQNASVLMLFLLPMITMRTYSEEKRSGTIELLLTAPVTDVEIILGKFLGVVGLYLGLLGVTLLYVLLLFGVGSPEWRPLISGYLGLLLLGGCFISAGLFISSTTKNQMVAGAATFVVSLMFWIISWFADSAGPTLGPILNYLSVTQHFDDFGKGVIDTSHVVYYLSFILFGLFLTLKSVDTERWRG; encoded by the coding sequence ATGCGTAGGTCGCTGACCAACGTCGTCACGATTGCCGGCAAGGAGCTGCGCGGCTACTTCGCCTCACCCGTCGCCTGGGTGACGATGGGGCTGTTCGCGGTGCTGTTCGGCTGGTTCTACAACGTGCACCTCGACTACTTCGCGCGGGCGGCGATGCGCACGCAGTTCGGCCCGCCGCCGCCGCAGAACGTCAACAACGACATGATTCGGCCGCTGCTGCAGAACGCCAGCGTGCTCATGCTCTTCCTCCTGCCGATGATCACGATGCGGACCTACTCGGAGGAGAAGCGCTCGGGGACGATCGAGCTGCTCCTCACGGCGCCGGTGACCGACGTCGAGATCATTCTCGGCAAGTTCCTCGGCGTGGTCGGCCTGTACCTCGGCCTGCTGGGCGTCACGCTGCTCTACGTGCTGCTGCTGTTCGGCGTGGGATCGCCCGAGTGGCGGCCGCTCATCTCCGGCTACCTCGGCCTGCTGCTGCTCGGCGGGTGCTTCATCTCGGCGGGCCTGTTCATCTCGAGCACGACGAAGAACCAGATGGTGGCGGGCGCCGCGACGTTCGTCGTCTCGCTGATGTTCTGGATCATCAGTTGGTTCGCCGACAGCGCCGGTCCCACGCTCGGTCCAATCCTGAACTACCTGTCCGTCACGCAGCACTTCGACGACTTCGGCAAGGGCGTGATCGACACGTCGCACGTGGTGTACTACCTGAGTTTCATTCTGTTCGGGCTGTTCCTGACGCTGAAGTCGGTGGACACCGAGCGGTGGAGAGGTTAG
- a CDS encoding OmpA family protein, which translates to MIALSLLLMVGCAGLATFSAACRKQPPPVVQPPPPPPPPPPAPAPPPPPPPPPPPPPPPPPAPPTEAELFARLSLAELNAQKPLDDVYFDLDKADLSDAARASLQKNSDWMKKWTTTMVTVEGHADSRGTSEYNLALGERRASAVRDYLASLGVPTTRITIVTMGEEQPVCTDEAESCWSLNRRGHFVITAK; encoded by the coding sequence ATGATCGCGCTCTCATTGCTCCTCATGGTGGGCTGTGCGGGTCTTGCGACGTTCTCGGCCGCGTGCCGCAAGCAGCCGCCGCCGGTCGTGCAGCCCCCGCCACCGCCGCCGCCCCCGCCTCCCGCGCCGGCGCCGCCGCCTCCACCTCCGCCACCGCCGCCGCCTCCGCCGCCGCCTCCACCGGCACCGCCGACGGAAGCCGAGCTGTTCGCGCGGCTGTCGCTCGCCGAGCTGAACGCGCAGAAGCCGCTCGACGACGTGTACTTCGACCTGGACAAGGCCGATCTGTCGGACGCCGCGCGTGCGAGCCTCCAGAAGAACTCGGACTGGATGAAGAAGTGGACGACGACCATGGTGACGGTCGAAGGGCACGCCGATTCGCGCGGGACGAGCGAGTACAACCTGGCGCTCGGCGAGCGCCGCGCCTCGGCCGTCCGCGACTACCTGGCCAGCCTCGGCGTCCCGACGACGCGTATCACGATCGTCACGATGGGCGAGGAGCAGCCGGTCTGCACGGATGAGGCCGAGAGCTGCTGGTCGCTGAACCGCCGCGGCCACTTCGTCATCACGGCGAAGTAG
- the larE gene encoding ATP-dependent sacrificial sulfur transferase LarE, with the protein MGDFDPAAGDELREREAALDRLLRALPSLVVAYSGGVDSAFLAWAATRALGDRALSITADSDSYPERHRAMALAIARDFGLRHEVIRTAELERPEYRANHPDRCYHCKTELYSHLARLAADRGFAAVADGSNADDRGDYRPGRRAAQEFGVISPLDEAGLTKEDIRRLSREAGLPTWDEPASACLSSRIPYYSEVTPDKLRVIEQAEDALRGLGFRILRVRHHGEVARLEIGRDEMPRALDPEVAGAIDEALRALGFRYVALDLRGYRLGSLNEGLKLRPV; encoded by the coding sequence ATGGGTGATTTCGATCCGGCTGCCGGCGACGAACTGCGTGAACGTGAGGCCGCGCTGGATCGCCTGCTGCGGGCGCTGCCGTCGCTCGTCGTGGCTTACAGCGGCGGCGTCGACTCGGCATTCCTGGCCTGGGCGGCGACGCGTGCGCTCGGCGATCGCGCGCTCTCGATCACCGCCGACAGCGACAGTTATCCCGAACGGCACCGCGCCATGGCGCTGGCGATCGCGCGGGACTTCGGGTTGCGCCACGAGGTGATCCGGACGGCGGAGCTCGAGCGCCCCGAGTACCGCGCCAACCATCCGGATCGCTGCTATCACTGCAAGACGGAGTTGTATTCGCACCTGGCGAGGCTCGCGGCCGACCGGGGCTTCGCTGCCGTCGCCGACGGCAGCAACGCCGACGACCGCGGCGACTACAGGCCCGGCCGGCGCGCCGCGCAGGAGTTCGGCGTCATCAGCCCGCTCGACGAAGCGGGCCTCACCAAAGAGGACATCCGCCGGCTCTCGCGCGAAGCCGGGCTGCCGACGTGGGACGAGCCGGCCTCGGCATGCCTGTCCTCGCGGATTCCGTACTACTCGGAAGTCACCCCCGACAAGCTTCGCGTCATCGAGCAGGCCGAAGATGCACTGCGAGGCTTGGGCTTCCGGATCCTTCGCGTCCGACACCATGGCGAGGTCGCCCGGCTCGAGATCGGACGTGACGAGATGCCTCGGGCGCTCGACCCCGAGGTTGCCGGCGCCATCGACGAGGCGCTGCGGGCGCTCGGCTTCCGATACGTCGCGCTCGACCTGCGCGGCTATCGGCTCGGCAGCCTGAACGAAGGGCTGAAGCTCCGTCCGGTGTAG
- a CDS encoding DUF4340 domain-containing protein, translating to MRGSRSLLVLLVVALGLGAYIYFVESKRDTTDPSLKRDKVFALEPGKIDEVEIHAASGEITTLKKNGDDWQMAAPVSTAADAGTVSSLVSSLETLEKQKTLEEHPSSVTPFGLQPARITVTFRVAGDSSPRRLLIGNKTPTGADLYAQVEGSPAVFLISAYLEDTFSRSTFDLRDKSVLKFSRDAVDTIRLEPAAGPAVTLARKGTDWRVSQPVDVRADFLAVDAILNRVSQGQMKAIVAGDAAPPSAADLKKFGLDRPQLVATFGAGSNKAALAIGANQDGGSVYARDLSRPLVFTVDASVLTDMKKTPADLRVKDVFEFKSFNARSFELTRGGATYAFEKTTAAQGTEAAADSWKQTKPAAKDMNTTGVTDLLNAWSSLRAESFTDRPLASGEDVVVGVTFGDATPPDAERVTFRKSGDVVHALRAGEPGAAVIPVAEYQKALIQFNELTGTK from the coding sequence ATGCGCGGATCGCGTTCGCTGCTGGTGCTGCTGGTCGTCGCGCTCGGACTCGGCGCCTACATCTACTTCGTCGAGTCGAAGCGGGACACGACCGACCCGTCGCTGAAACGGGACAAGGTCTTCGCCCTGGAGCCGGGAAAGATCGACGAGGTCGAGATCCACGCGGCGTCCGGCGAGATCACGACGCTGAAGAAGAACGGCGACGACTGGCAGATGGCCGCGCCGGTATCGACCGCCGCCGATGCCGGCACGGTGTCGTCGCTCGTGTCGAGCCTCGAGACCCTCGAGAAGCAGAAGACGCTCGAGGAGCATCCCTCGTCGGTGACGCCGTTCGGGCTGCAGCCGGCGCGGATCACCGTGACGTTCAGGGTCGCGGGCGACAGCAGCCCGCGCCGGCTGCTCATCGGCAACAAGACGCCCACGGGCGCCGATCTGTACGCGCAGGTGGAAGGCTCGCCCGCGGTCTTTCTGATCTCGGCCTATCTCGAGGACACGTTCAGCCGATCGACGTTCGATCTCCGCGACAAGTCGGTGCTGAAGTTCTCCCGCGATGCGGTCGACACGATCCGGCTCGAGCCGGCCGCCGGGCCCGCCGTGACGCTCGCGCGTAAGGGCACGGACTGGCGCGTGAGCCAGCCGGTCGACGTGCGCGCAGACTTCCTCGCGGTCGACGCCATCCTGAACCGCGTCTCGCAGGGACAGATGAAGGCGATCGTGGCGGGCGACGCGGCCCCGCCGTCCGCCGCCGATCTGAAGAAGTTCGGCCTCGATCGGCCGCAGCTCGTGGCGACCTTCGGCGCCGGATCCAACAAGGCGGCGCTCGCGATCGGCGCCAATCAAGACGGCGGCAGCGTGTACGCGCGCGACCTCTCGAGGCCCCTCGTGTTCACCGTGGACGCCAGCGTGCTGACGGACATGAAGAAGACGCCGGCGGACCTGCGCGTGAAGGACGTGTTCGAGTTCAAGTCGTTCAATGCGCGGAGCTTCGAGCTGACGCGCGGCGGCGCGACGTATGCCTTCGAGAAGACCACGGCGGCTCAGGGGACGGAGGCCGCAGCGGATTCGTGGAAGCAGACGAAACCGGCCGCGAAGGACATGAACACCACCGGCGTGACCGACCTGCTGAACGCGTGGTCGAGCCTGCGCGCCGAATCGTTCACGGATCGCCCGCTCGCGAGCGGCGAGGACGTCGTCGTGGGCGTCACGTTCGGCGACGCCACGCCCCCTGACGCGGAACGGGTCACGTTCCGCAAGTCCGGGGACGTGGTACACGCGCTCCGTGCCGGCGAACCCGGCGCCGCCGTGATCCCGGTCGCCGAGTACCAGAAGGCCCTCATCCAGTTCAACGAGCTGACGGGCACGAAGTGA
- a CDS encoding GldG family protein — translation MKRLFGAIGWLGVVLVVAAVVLRVVRPEAPQWSQRLALAGLVVTLLYGLTQWRDIARSFQGRNVKYGSIAASSVVLVLGILVGLNWIASRQNKRWDLTAAGQFSLSDQTKKILAELKQPLTIRAFYTGVADQYRDRLKEYEYASSQVSTEFIDAERNPLEAQKREITTVPTFLIEYAGRTERASSDDEQSLTNALKKVIEGKAKKAYFVQGHGEKDPTASDPNGYSGIADALKTDNFDVAPLTLAQQGSVPDDATLLVIAGPKTDLLQGEIDAVKAFLARGGKVALLIDPPDKGTAPDVSRLIALAEEWGVDVGNDLVVDASGLGQLIGTDASVPIAMPVAHPITENFRVMTAFPLARSVAPVEGGRGGHVPQKVLETSPQSWAESDLESLYSTGRPSRDPDKGDKAGPVSIAAAVSAAATNAPAAPADAAPDAPKPETRVVVVGDSDFASNRALGIQGNRDLFLNMANWLAQQEDLIAIRPRSPESRPLTMTADQQAMVFWFTMVIVPLLLIGNGVRVWWKKR, via the coding sequence GTGAAACGACTCTTCGGAGCCATCGGCTGGCTCGGCGTCGTGCTCGTCGTCGCCGCCGTCGTCCTGCGCGTCGTGCGCCCGGAGGCGCCGCAGTGGTCCCAGCGCCTGGCCCTGGCCGGCCTGGTCGTGACGCTGCTGTACGGGCTCACGCAATGGCGCGACATCGCGCGCTCGTTCCAGGGGCGCAACGTCAAGTACGGCTCGATCGCGGCGTCGAGCGTCGTCCTGGTGCTGGGCATCCTCGTCGGGCTGAACTGGATCGCGTCACGCCAGAACAAGCGGTGGGACCTCACGGCGGCCGGACAGTTCTCGCTGTCCGACCAGACGAAGAAGATCCTCGCCGAGCTGAAGCAGCCCCTGACGATCCGCGCATTCTACACGGGCGTCGCCGATCAGTACCGGGATCGGCTGAAGGAGTACGAGTACGCCTCGTCGCAGGTCAGCACGGAGTTCATCGACGCCGAGCGGAATCCGCTCGAGGCGCAGAAGCGGGAGATCACGACCGTCCCGACCTTCCTGATCGAGTACGCCGGCCGCACCGAGCGCGCCTCGTCGGACGACGAGCAGAGCCTGACGAACGCGTTGAAGAAGGTCATCGAGGGCAAGGCCAAGAAGGCCTACTTCGTCCAGGGGCACGGCGAGAAGGACCCGACCGCGTCCGATCCGAACGGCTACAGCGGGATCGCCGATGCGCTGAAGACCGACAACTTCGACGTGGCGCCGCTCACGCTCGCGCAGCAAGGCAGCGTGCCGGACGACGCGACGCTCCTGGTAATCGCGGGCCCGAAGACGGATCTGCTGCAGGGCGAAATCGACGCCGTGAAGGCGTTCCTCGCGCGTGGCGGCAAGGTGGCGCTGCTCATCGATCCGCCGGACAAAGGCACGGCGCCCGACGTGAGCCGGCTCATCGCGCTCGCGGAGGAGTGGGGCGTGGACGTCGGCAACGATCTCGTCGTCGACGCGAGCGGGCTGGGCCAACTGATCGGAACGGACGCGTCGGTGCCGATCGCGATGCCGGTCGCGCACCCGATCACCGAGAACTTCCGGGTGATGACGGCGTTTCCGCTCGCGCGATCGGTCGCGCCGGTCGAGGGCGGCCGAGGCGGCCACGTGCCGCAGAAGGTGCTCGAGACCAGCCCGCAGAGCTGGGCCGAATCGGATCTCGAGAGCCTGTACTCGACGGGGCGGCCGTCGCGCGATCCGGACAAGGGCGACAAGGCGGGCCCCGTGTCGATCGCCGCGGCCGTGTCGGCGGCCGCGACCAATGCCCCGGCCGCGCCGGCTGATGCCGCGCCCGACGCGCCCAAGCCCGAGACGCGCGTCGTCGTCGTCGGCGACAGCGACTTCGCGTCGAACCGTGCGCTCGGTATCCAGGGCAACCGCGACCTGTTCCTGAACATGGCGAATTGGCTGGCCCAGCAGGAGGATCTCATCGCGATCCGCCCGCGCAGCCCGGAGAGCCGCCCGCTGACGATGACCGCGGATCAGCAGGCGATGGTGTTCTGGTTCACGATGGTGATCGTGCCGTTGCTGCTCATCGGCAACGGCGTGCGGGTCTGGTGGAAGAAGCGGTAA